A DNA window from Gigantopelta aegis isolate Gae_Host unplaced genomic scaffold, Gae_host_genome ctg3381_pilon_pilon, whole genome shotgun sequence contains the following coding sequences:
- the LOC121392101 gene encoding kazrin-A-like, with protein sequence MSKKKKRQEKLCPSALEDLLTEELQRGHLINESANTTDMQNRQNARLEREKWDLLKKAREAAERSVNLRTKLDINDASLRSIEVELEHKNDELSAVKSANNSLRALVRDLRATKPVVDAAIQVDIRPSLVSMGTPPDMQRQQEEIGESDSGHASGGGGAEVIVCEDWGERVSIASSQCEARVATPTNIDRHRRERRSVRNFLNRFRRASSTGKRHSVSSLSQRSTSSLGMPQYISSIRQYVTSGHAMLALTNSDMEKRLSISHPLHRRRLRLAIEELRRPSSNSHFPEASTIDHNWVAYTWAIDCGLPHLSSSLYNGMVDGRVLNSLSRDDIKKYLKYVDEEEQEQLPQPLETPQNSSPLLLRPTSRPTSPRPSSGDFFSSSI encoded by the exons ATGtccaagaaaaagaagagacaAGAGAAGTTATGCCCATCTGCATTAGAAGATTTACTTACTGAAGAGCTACAGAGAGGACATTTGATCAATGAAAGTGCAAATACCACAGATATGCAGAA TCGACAAAATGCTCGACTGGAGCGTGAAAAATGGGATCTGCTTAAGAAAGCACGTGAGGCGGCAGAAAGATCTGTTAATCTTAGAACGAAGCTTGATATTAATGATGCATCTCTCAGATCAATTGAAGTGGAATTGGAACATAAGAATGATGAATTATCTGCAGTCAAATCAGCTAACAATAGTTTGAGAGCACTTGTGAGAGATTTACGAGCTACCAAACCAGTAGTTGATGCTGCCATTCAAGTTGACATACGACCCAGTCTTGTTTCCATGGGAACACCCCCTGATATGCAAAGGCAGCAAGAAGAGATTGGAGAGAGTGATAGTGGTCATGCTAGCGGAGGAGGCGGGGCTGAAGTGATAGTATGCGAAGATTGGGGAGAACGAGTTAGTATCGCATCATCGCAATGTGAAGCTCGTGTGGCCACACCCACAAATATCGACAGACACAGACGAGAAAGACGAAGTGTGAGAAACTTCTTAAACCGATTTCGAAGGGCTTCAAGTACTGGAAAACGTCATAGTGTATCTAGTTTATCTCAAAGGAGTACATCAAGTTTAG gaatgcctcaatatattagCTCAATTAGACAATATGTGACATCAGGACATGCTATGCTAGCGCTCACTAACTCTGACATGGAAAAGAGACTGAGTATTAGTCACCCACTTCATCGTCGAAGACTTCGTCTAGCTATTGAAGAACTCCGAAGGCCATCATcaaa TTCTCATTTTCCTGAAGCGAGTACTATTGATCATAATTGGGTGGCATATACTTGGGCTATAGACTGTGGTTTGCCGCATCTCTCGTCCAGTCTGTATAATGGTATGGTAGATGGGCGTGTCCTCAATTCTCTATCTCGTGATGACATTAAGAAATACCTCAAG TATGTTGATGAAGAAGAGCAGGAACAGTTACCACAGCCATTGGAAACTCCTCAAAATTCTTCTCCACTCCTTCTTCGTCCTACATCTCGTCCTACATCTCCTCGACCTAGCTCTGGAGATTTTTTCTCCTCATCCATCTAG